The nucleotide sequence CCTCCTTGTAATGGAATACCCGCTAAAATAGCGAAAAAATCTGGGTGCACGTTCCTGCAAAAACGGGGCGCCCGCAAGGGTATGGGCTATGAAAGTGACACTCGCGCAGATTCCGTTTCTCGCCAACCGCGTCGCCGTCGAACTGGCGCGCAGCGGACTGGTGACGATGACGCAGGGGATGGACCCTATTGTCGCCGAAGCGAAAAAGATACTCGAAGAGAGCGTAAAGCAGGAGGCGGCCCTCGAAGCGCGCGTCAAGGAGATCGTCAACGATAACGAAGACGAGATCGACTTCTACCAGGCGGATGACCGCCAGCTCTTCTTCATGATCAAGAAGAAGCTCGCACCCGAGTACGGGGTCATCCTCTCTTATGAAGACCGCTTTTCGGACCTGGCGCACAAGATCCTCGACGCGATCTACGAGGAGGACCTGATGAACTACGACGTCAGCGAAAACCGCCTCAAAAACATCATCTACGACGCGATCACCTCCTTTATTGCGGACAACGATGAGATCGAGCGTGCGGTGAACGAGAAGATGAAGTCGTTCCAGAAACAGCTCATCCCGGGCACGGATGAGTACGAACTGCGGTTTGAAAAACTCTACCGCGAAGAGCTGACCCGGAGGGGGCTTGCATGAAAACAGCATGGATCTATCTTGAAAACGGCACCTATTTCGAAGCGATGAGCTTCGGTGCCGAGACGACGGCGGTCGGCGAGATCGTTTTCAATACGTCGATGAGCGGCTACCAGGAGATTGCGACGGACCCCTCCTACGCCGGACAGTTCGTTACGTTCACGATGCCAGAGATCGGCAATGTCGGTGCGAACGCCGAAGATATGGAGAGCACGGCAGCGCACGCGAAGGGGATTATCGTCCGCCAATACCAGCCGCGCTACTCCAACTTCCGCGCCGAGGAGTCCCTCGACGCCCTGCTGAAGCGCCACGGTGTCATGGGGATCTGCGATATCGATACCCGCTACCTTACGAAGATGCTCCGCAGCGAGGGGGCGATGATGATGGTCGCCTCTACCGAGATCAGCGACAAAGATGAGCTGAAAAAGGTGCTCGAGAGCTCTCCGCGCATCGAAGAGGTGAACTACATCGAGCAGGTAAGCACCAAAGAGGCTTACAAGCATACGAACGGCACCTACGATGCGGTCAATTTCCGTTACAACGACGCGCCTGATGTGCAGGCACGCATCGTCGCGATGGACTTCGGCGTCAAACGCAATATCCTGAATGAGCTGACCCAGGCGGGGATCGCCGTCGAGGTCGTACCGAATTCCATCGAAGCCGAGATATTGATCGCGCGCTACGAGGCCAAAGAGATCGACGGCGTGTTCCTCTCCAACGGTCCTGGGGATCCGCTCGTGCTGAAACGGGAGCAGGAGACGATCAAGAAACTGATCGCGCACAAAGTCCCGATGTTCGGGATCTGCCTCGGGCACCAGCTGCTCTCCATCTCCCACGGTTATGACACCTTCAAGCTCCGGTTCGGTCACCACGGCGGCAACCACCCGGTGAAGAACGTCAAAACGGGCATGGTCGAGATCACGGCGCAGAACCACAACTATAACGTGCCTGAAAACATTACCGACATCGCTTCGGTCACGCACACGAACCTCTTTGACGGTACGATCGAGGGGCTGCGCTACAATGACGCCCCGATCTTTTCGGTGCAGCACCACCCCGAAGCGAGCCCGGGCCCGAAAGACAGCGAATACGTCTTCGGCGAATTCCTCACGCTCATGAAGCGCTAATTTAATATTCCGGTAACGTATCTGGGCTATACTCAGATGCAAGAAGATCAGAACAAGGCAAAAAGCACCAAGGGTGCGCGGGCACCATAGAGGCACTTCCTTCGGTCGCCTGCTGCCGAAGCATGCAGCGGAGCGAAATTTCGCAGCGTAGCGAGGACAAACAATCAGAAAGCGTAGGCGAAAGGGCTTTGCTCTTTTGCCGTATGGAGCGACAGTGACATCAATAGAGTGGACGGCTATTATTACCTTTGCCCTCCTGGGCTCCATCGGTCACTGCATCGGGATGTGCGGGGGCTTCATTGTTACCTATACGACCGCAAAGATCAAACCCCGCTTCTCCAAAACCCGGAGCGCTTTTTATCACTTCCTCTATAATATCGGGCGTGTGACGACCTATACGCTCTTCGGTGCGCTCTTTGGCTATTTCGGTTCGTTCTGGGACGTCAGCCCCCTGGCACGATCCATTATGTATGCCGTCGCCGGGGTCATGATGATCCTCATGGGCCTCTCCTTTGCCGGGAAACTGAAGTTTCTCACCTCTATTGAAGTGCCTATCACAAACTACAGCTGGTTCAAGCGGGTCTTCACGGCGCAGCTGACGTCGGCCACGCCGATGAGTTTTTATATCCTGGGCGTGCTCAACGGCCTTTTTCCCTGCGGCCTCGTCTACACGATGCTCGTCACGGCGACGACGACGCAGTCGGCGCTCTACGGTGCCGCCGTCATGGCGATTTTCGGGCTCTTTACGATCCCCACTCTCTTCTCCTTCGCCTACGTGGTAGGGATTTTCTCCCAGACCAAGTTCCGCAGCGTCATGATCCAGCTCGCTGCCGTGACGGTCATCGCTTTCGGCGGCTGGACGCTGATGAAGGCTTACGTTCAGTTCGATAAGTGGTATAATGCCCCGCAGACACAGCTGCAAAACGGCAAGTTACCTTCTTAACATGTCAAAAATAGGTTGAATATCGTTATATAAACTATAACTTGATACGATTTTACCCACGAAGATGAAATTAAACTTAAAAAATTCGTCAAACTGACAATATCTCTCACATTTTAAAAAATTTAAGATTCATTAAATATTTCCACTGTTAATATGATGGGGTCAAATAGTCTCGGAAAGGGAGCATCTGCAAAACCGAAAGTATGCTTGCGGTTTTGCAGGTGCCCGTCCGGGGCCTTTTACGCTTTGAAATCTAAGGAGGCTTGTAATGGAAAATCGTCCATTGGAGTACGACTATACAATTGCCAAATTGTGGATGTTTATGACAATTGTATTGGGTATTGTCGGAATGCTGATCGGTGTCGTCCTGGCATGGGAACTGGCATTTCCGAGTGTGAACCTGGTTTTGGGAGAAGGACTCGCTGAGTA is from Sulfurimonas sp. HSL-1656 and encodes:
- a CDS encoding DUF507 family protein, producing the protein MKVTLAQIPFLANRVAVELARSGLVTMTQGMDPIVAEAKKILEESVKQEAALEARVKEIVNDNEDEIDFYQADDRQLFFMIKKKLAPEYGVILSYEDRFSDLAHKILDAIYEEDLMNYDVSENRLKNIIYDAITSFIADNDEIERAVNEKMKSFQKQLIPGTDEYELRFEKLYREELTRRGLA
- the carA gene encoding glutamine-hydrolyzing carbamoyl-phosphate synthase small subunit, whose amino-acid sequence is MKTAWIYLENGTYFEAMSFGAETTAVGEIVFNTSMSGYQEIATDPSYAGQFVTFTMPEIGNVGANAEDMESTAAHAKGIIVRQYQPRYSNFRAEESLDALLKRHGVMGICDIDTRYLTKMLRSEGAMMMVASTEISDKDELKKVLESSPRIEEVNYIEQVSTKEAYKHTNGTYDAVNFRYNDAPDVQARIVAMDFGVKRNILNELTQAGIAVEVVPNSIEAEILIARYEAKEIDGVFLSNGPGDPLVLKREQETIKKLIAHKVPMFGICLGHQLLSISHGYDTFKLRFGHHGGNHPVKNVKTGMVEITAQNHNYNVPENITDIASVTHTNLFDGTIEGLRYNDAPIFSVQHHPEASPGPKDSEYVFGEFLTLMKR
- a CDS encoding sulfite exporter TauE/SafE family protein; the protein is MTSIEWTAIITFALLGSIGHCIGMCGGFIVTYTTAKIKPRFSKTRSAFYHFLYNIGRVTTYTLFGALFGYFGSFWDVSPLARSIMYAVAGVMMILMGLSFAGKLKFLTSIEVPITNYSWFKRVFTAQLTSATPMSFYILGVLNGLFPCGLVYTMLVTATTTQSALYGAAVMAIFGLFTIPTLFSFAYVVGIFSQTKFRSVMIQLAAVTVIAFGGWTLMKAYVQFDKWYNAPQTQLQNGKLPS